AATCGGGGGTCCCGGCATGGTGAGCCGGACCGGACTCAACCGCACACTGATCACACGCACACTGATCGCACTCCTGGCCGTCCTCTTCTGGGTACCGGTGGCCACGACCGCCACCGCGCACGCGGCACCGGCCGCACCCGCCGCCGGCGACTGCCGCCCCCTCGCCCCCGGCGCGTCCGCGGCCGCCGAGCGGGCGATCGCCGCCGCCTGCGCCGAGGTCGCGGCCGGCACCTGGTACACCTGGGGCGGCGGCCACGGCGCGACCCCCGGGGCCACCTACGGGCAGGTCGACCCCAGCGACCCGGCCAGCGAGCACGACCCCGAGCGACGCGGGTTCGACTGCTCCGGCCTCGTCCGGTACGCGTACGCCCAGGCCACCGGTGGCACGGACATCCTCAACGGCGTCGCCAGCCAGCAGTTCTACACGCACCGCGCCGCCGCCCGCTTCACCGCCGCCCAGGGTCTCGCCCCGCTGCTGCCCGGCGATCTCCTCGCCTACGGCAAGGACTCGACGGACATGCAGCACATCGCCATCTACCTCGGCGCCGGCAGGATGGTCGAGGCCCGGCAGTCCGGCACCAAGCTGATGGTCAGTGACGTCCGCCTGGGCAGCACCTACTTCGGCGCCGTGCGCGTCAACACAGGTGCGCCCACCGGCAACATCCACCAGACCTGGGGCACCGGCGTCTGGACCAAGGCCGAGCCCAGCCTCGCGGCCCGCCGCGTCTACGCCTTCCCGTACTCGACCACCATCCGCGTGTACTGCCAGAAGCACGCGGAGATGGTCAGGGCGGAGGGCTACGAGAACGACGTCTGGTCCTACCTGCCGGACTACCGGGCCTGGGTCACCAACATCTACATCAAGGGACCGGCCTGGCTGGCGGGCGTACCCGACTGCAAGGACGTGCCCCCCATCACCTGACAGCCTCGTCCCGGTGACCGTCGGGGGGCGGCCACCGGCGCGCGGTGTGTGCTCCCCGCGCGGAGGGACGACACCACGGCCGACGGGAAGGAGAAGCCGACGGCAGAGCTGCGTGAGGACGGGGAGGGGTGGAGGACGCCGCGCCTGGTCCGGAGGGTTCACCGGAATGCGCGAAGAGCGACGACGAGGGGCAGCTCGCTTGTTCGAGGCCCCACTCAACGAGTGAGGGCTCATTCACAGCGCGTGTGCAACTAAACTGCTGTGTCTCGTTGACGCCGTCAACAATGTTCTTCATTGATGTCGTCCGGCTGCGCTGTGTACGGTGGCAGGTATGTCAGACACCCCTGCGGCTCCCGTCAACGCACTGGTCACGGGCGCTGAGATCGCCAGGCTCGCAGGCGTCACCCGTGCCGCCGTATCCAACTGGAGGCGGCGGTACGACGACTTCCCCGCGCCCGCGGGTGGTGGAGTCAACAGCCCGCTTTTCGATCTGGCCGAGGTGCAGGCCTGGCTGGACAGCCAGCGCAAGGGGCAGCAGGTGTCGGCGGAGGTCCAACTGTGGCAGGCGTTGCGCGGAGCGTACGGAGACGAGATGGTCGGGGCTCTCGCCGACGTCGCCCAGCTCCTCGCCCACTCCGACGCGGAGGTGCCGACCGGGCTGCCGGACGAGGCCGTCCGGTTGGCGCGGGAACTGGCAGCGCAGGGAT
This genomic stretch from Streptomyces deccanensis harbors:
- a CDS encoding C40 family peptidase; the protein is MVSRTGLNRTLITRTLIALLAVLFWVPVATTATAHAAPAAPAAGDCRPLAPGASAAAERAIAAACAEVAAGTWYTWGGGHGATPGATYGQVDPSDPASEHDPERRGFDCSGLVRYAYAQATGGTDILNGVASQQFYTHRAAARFTAAQGLAPLLPGDLLAYGKDSTDMQHIAIYLGAGRMVEARQSGTKLMVSDVRLGSTYFGAVRVNTGAPTGNIHQTWGTGVWTKAEPSLAARRVYAFPYSTTIRVYCQKHAEMVRAEGYENDVWSYLPDYRAWVTNIYIKGPAWLAGVPDCKDVPPIT